Proteins encoded by one window of Halomonas sp. Bachu 37:
- a CDS encoding solute carrier family 23 protein, with product MQLKHRQHGEEQPYWPAGPFKIRLPFIHYRWEMAEMIQGLIMFVVSLAMIPLLEQYLGLPYDVALAFVVVCGVGFMLPALLGVPMVPGWITPAIPVVLVFLGDFEPGPEAIQALFALQFLVFLIFFILGVTGLGRKLVHLVPNSLQAGIIIGAGIAAITGEIQEGGRLAETPISLIAGMLVAVFMLFSVAFKRWVEDHSIMRKIANYGMVPGMIVAILVAWALGEYPRPDIEWGITQPNFVEMWSYLPFAVGFPGLDVFMLAVPTAVISYVIAFGDIVVGRTLMSRVDHIRTDEKIDYSTDRIHHVTAIRNGMHAFFAPYPGLAGPIWTAVTATMAERYKNGRNAMESIYSGGGTFWVTGFIALFTLPLVSMFQPVLPIALSLTLLLTGYICLMVGIEQTKSTSERGVAGTMAVVLAVYGAGWGLAAGVVLYFLVQKQNLFGREPASSQLAEDNEQQ from the coding sequence ATGCAGTTAAAGCACCGCCAGCACGGGGAAGAACAACCCTATTGGCCTGCAGGACCGTTCAAGATTCGTCTTCCGTTTATCCATTACCGCTGGGAAATGGCAGAGATGATTCAAGGACTGATCATGTTCGTGGTCAGCCTCGCCATGATTCCGCTGCTTGAGCAATACCTGGGACTACCGTACGACGTTGCCTTGGCGTTTGTGGTGGTCTGTGGGGTCGGTTTCATGCTGCCTGCCTTGCTGGGAGTACCGATGGTGCCAGGGTGGATTACTCCCGCAATCCCGGTAGTACTGGTCTTTTTAGGCGACTTTGAACCCGGCCCGGAAGCCATACAGGCGCTTTTCGCGCTGCAGTTCCTGGTCTTTTTGATCTTCTTTATCCTGGGTGTTACCGGACTTGGCCGCAAGTTGGTGCATTTGGTACCCAATTCGTTGCAAGCGGGCATCATCATTGGCGCTGGCATTGCCGCCATTACCGGCGAAATCCAGGAAGGGGGGCGCCTTGCTGAAACTCCCATCTCGCTGATCGCTGGCATGCTGGTCGCCGTTTTCATGCTTTTTTCAGTGGCATTCAAACGCTGGGTCGAAGACCACTCGATAATGCGCAAAATCGCCAATTACGGCATGGTGCCGGGGATGATCGTGGCGATCTTGGTTGCCTGGGCCTTGGGTGAGTATCCGAGACCGGACATCGAGTGGGGTATCACACAGCCCAACTTTGTCGAAATGTGGAGCTACTTGCCCTTTGCGGTGGGTTTTCCTGGCCTTGATGTGTTCATGCTGGCGGTGCCCACTGCCGTCATTTCTTATGTCATCGCCTTTGGCGACATCGTGGTGGGACGCACGCTGATGTCTCGGGTCGATCATATTCGTACCGATGAGAAAATTGACTACAGCACGGATCGCATACATCACGTTACTGCTATCCGTAATGGTATGCATGCCTTTTTCGCACCTTACCCAGGCTTGGCGGGGCCAATCTGGACGGCGGTTACCGCAACGATGGCCGAGCGTTATAAAAACGGCAGAAATGCCATGGAATCCATCTACAGCGGTGGTGGCACCTTCTGGGTTACCGGCTTTATTGCCCTGTTTACACTTCCTTTGGTGAGCATGTTCCAGCCGGTCCTGCCCATTGCGCTCTCTCTCACCTTGCTGCTCACTGGCTATATTTGCCTTATGGTGGGAATCGAGCAGACCAAGTCCACCTCGGAGCGCGGCGTAGCAGGGACCATGGCCGTCGTGTTGGCCGTCTATGGCGCAGGCTGGGGACTAGCCGCAGGGGTAGTTCTGTACTTTCTGGTTCAGAAACAGAATTTATTCGGTCGCGAGCCGGCGTCTTCGCAATTAGCCGAAGATAACGAACAGCAGTGA
- a CDS encoding acyl-CoA synthetase codes for MTASIFEQGLAKTPANHVPLSPLTFIERTASIYPDYPAVVHGSTRRDWATTWERCRRLASALEKRGIQPGQTVAAMLPNIPAMFEAHFGVPLAGCVLNTLNIRLDADAISYMLEHGEAKAILVDPEFAEVIEQAVSQLTHKPLVIDVADLEFLGETRGIGEIEYETLLQEGNPNYAYRLPQDEWDAISLNYTSGTTGKPKGVVYHHRGAYLNAVSNILEWAMPHHPTYLWTLPMFHCNGWCFPWTIAANAGVSVCLRKVDPKKIMQLIADENVTHFSGAPIILNGLINLPAEDKRAFDHPVKVTTAGAAPPASVISGVEKLGIEVTHVYGLTEVYGPVTVCAWRDAWNELPLEQRAKIKSRQGVRYHMLEALCIADPNTLEPVPKDGVTIGEILMRGNNVMKGYLKNEAATEQALEGGWYHTGDLAVWHPDGYIEIKDRSKDIIISGGENISTIEVEDAIYSHPAVEEAAVVAKPDEKWGETPCAFVKLKIGYGEVTEADIIAHCREHLAGYKVPKTIIFSELPKTSTGKIQKFVLREEARNQ; via the coding sequence ATGACGGCTTCCATCTTCGAGCAAGGCTTGGCCAAGACTCCCGCCAACCACGTGCCGCTTTCGCCACTCACTTTCATCGAACGCACCGCGTCCATCTATCCGGACTACCCGGCGGTGGTACACGGCAGTACGCGCCGTGACTGGGCCACCACCTGGGAGCGCTGCCGCCGCCTGGCGTCGGCGCTGGAAAAGCGCGGCATCCAGCCGGGCCAGACCGTGGCCGCCATGCTGCCCAACATTCCGGCGATGTTCGAGGCGCATTTTGGCGTGCCGTTGGCGGGCTGCGTGCTCAATACGCTGAACATTCGACTCGACGCCGATGCCATCAGCTACATGCTGGAACACGGTGAAGCCAAGGCGATACTGGTCGATCCCGAGTTCGCCGAGGTGATCGAGCAAGCCGTCTCGCAACTCACGCACAAGCCGCTGGTGATCGATGTCGCCGATCTGGAGTTTCTCGGCGAGACCCGGGGAATCGGCGAGATCGAGTATGAAACGCTGTTGCAGGAGGGCAATCCCAACTACGCCTATCGCTTGCCTCAGGACGAGTGGGACGCCATCTCGCTCAACTACACCTCCGGTACCACCGGCAAGCCCAAGGGCGTGGTCTATCATCACCGTGGCGCCTACCTCAATGCGGTGAGCAATATCCTCGAGTGGGCCATGCCGCACCATCCGACCTACCTGTGGACCCTGCCGATGTTCCACTGCAACGGCTGGTGCTTTCCCTGGACGATAGCCGCCAATGCCGGCGTGAGCGTCTGCCTGCGCAAGGTCGATCCCAAGAAGATCATGCAACTGATCGCCGACGAGAACGTCACCCACTTCAGCGGCGCCCCCATCATCCTGAACGGGCTGATCAACCTGCCCGCCGAGGACAAGCGTGCCTTCGATCACCCGGTGAAGGTCACAACCGCTGGCGCCGCACCACCCGCGTCGGTGATCTCCGGGGTGGAAAAGCTGGGAATCGAGGTTACTCATGTCTACGGCTTGACCGAAGTCTACGGGCCGGTGACGGTCTGCGCCTGGCGTGATGCCTGGAACGAACTGCCCCTGGAACAACGCGCCAAGATCAAGTCGCGCCAGGGCGTGCGCTACCACATGCTCGAGGCGCTGTGCATCGCCGACCCCAACACGTTGGAGCCGGTACCCAAGGATGGCGTGACCATCGGCGAGATTCTCATGCGCGGCAATAACGTGATGAAGGGTTATCTCAAGAACGAAGCCGCCACCGAACAGGCGCTGGAGGGCGGCTGGTATCACACTGGCGACCTGGCCGTGTGGCATCCGGACGGCTATATAGAAATCAAGGATCGCTCCAAGGACATCATCATTTCCGGCGGTGAGAACATCTCCACGATCGAAGTGGAAGATGCCATCTACAGCCATCCCGCGGTCGAGGAAGCCGCCGTGGTCGCCAAGCCCGACGAGAAGTGGGGCGAGACACCCTGTGCGTTCGTGAAGCTGAAAATCGGCTATGGCGAAGTCACCGAAGCGGACATTATCGCCCATTGCCGCGAGCACCTGGCGGGCTACAAGGTGCCCAAGACCATCATCTTCAGCGAGCTGCCCAAGACCTCCACGGGCAAGATCCAGAAGTTTGTGCTCCGTGAAGAGGCGCGTAATCAGTAG
- a CDS encoding acyl-CoA dehydrogenase: protein MNYYAAPVRDLRFVLEELLEHRSLALPGFEEASPDLVEAVLEEAAKLAGDVWGPLNASGDQQGCRRQEDGRVISPEGFKNAYQAYVEGGWNGIGVSEELGGQGLPEVVASSVQEMLHGANMALGLCPMLTAGAIEALAHHGSDELKTVYLPKLVEGTWTGTMNLTEPQAGSDLSKVRTRAVPQDDGKTYRLSGQKIFITWGEHECAENIVHLVLARKPDAPEGNKGISLFLVPKFLVNDDGSLGERNDVVCASIEHKLGIHGSPTCTLSFGEKEGAIGYLVGEEGRGLNHMFTMMNEARHKVGIQGIGVAERACQHATAYALDRVQGKARGSECTISHHLDVKRMLLSMRSRTDALRALALYCAAQLDIARRSDDADERRVAQARADVLIPVIKSFSTDQAVDIASLGIQVHGGMGYVEETGAAQLLRDARIAPIYEGTNGIQALDLAGRKLQRDGGKALSALLDDVDATAQSLSSTAALATLGKSLAAGAQDLRDTMKLLLEQGMNPETGPDAVQAYATPFLNLAGHVLCAWQMGESALKAQAALDGGSDDPFYTAKKLSAEYALSQWLPVGRAQRAVIEAGMETLSEFDATP from the coding sequence ATGAACTATTATGCCGCTCCGGTGCGCGACCTGCGTTTCGTGCTCGAAGAATTGCTCGAACACCGCTCATTGGCGCTGCCGGGATTCGAGGAAGCCAGCCCGGATCTTGTAGAAGCCGTGCTCGAGGAAGCGGCCAAGCTGGCCGGCGATGTATGGGGACCGCTCAACGCCAGCGGTGACCAGCAGGGCTGCCGGCGCCAGGAAGATGGAAGGGTAATATCGCCGGAGGGCTTCAAGAACGCTTATCAAGCGTACGTGGAGGGTGGCTGGAACGGCATCGGCGTGTCCGAAGAACTGGGCGGCCAGGGCTTGCCGGAAGTGGTGGCGAGCTCGGTCCAGGAGATGCTCCATGGCGCCAACATGGCGCTCGGCCTGTGCCCGATGCTCACCGCAGGCGCCATCGAGGCACTGGCCCATCACGGCAGCGATGAACTCAAGACCGTCTATCTGCCCAAGCTGGTCGAGGGCACCTGGACCGGCACCATGAACCTCACCGAACCCCAGGCGGGCTCGGACCTTTCCAAGGTACGTACCCGCGCGGTGCCGCAGGACGATGGCAAGACCTACCGGCTTTCCGGCCAGAAGATCTTCATCACCTGGGGCGAGCACGAGTGCGCCGAGAACATCGTTCATCTGGTCCTCGCCCGCAAGCCCGATGCCCCGGAAGGCAACAAGGGCATTTCGCTGTTCCTGGTACCCAAGTTCCTGGTCAATGACGACGGCTCGCTGGGCGAGCGCAATGACGTCGTCTGCGCCTCCATCGAACACAAGCTGGGCATTCACGGCTCTCCCACCTGCACCCTGAGTTTCGGCGAGAAAGAGGGCGCCATCGGCTATCTGGTCGGTGAAGAAGGGCGTGGGTTGAATCACATGTTCACCATGATGAACGAAGCGCGCCACAAGGTCGGCATCCAGGGTATCGGCGTGGCCGAGCGCGCCTGCCAGCATGCCACGGCCTACGCCCTTGATCGGGTCCAGGGCAAGGCGCGCGGTAGCGAATGCACGATCAGCCACCATCTCGATGTCAAGCGAATGCTGCTTTCCATGCGCTCGCGTACCGATGCGCTGCGTGCCCTGGCGCTTTACTGCGCCGCTCAATTGGATATTGCCCGGCGTAGTGATGATGCCGATGAGCGGCGCGTCGCCCAGGCACGCGCGGATGTGCTGATTCCGGTGATCAAGAGTTTCTCCACCGACCAGGCGGTGGATATCGCCTCCCTGGGTATCCAGGTGCATGGCGGCATGGGCTATGTCGAGGAAACCGGCGCCGCCCAGCTGCTGCGTGACGCCCGCATCGCTCCCATCTACGAAGGCACCAACGGCATCCAGGCACTGGATCTTGCAGGGCGCAAGTTGCAGCGCGATGGTGGCAAGGCGCTTTCCGCGCTGCTGGATGATGTGGACGCCACCGCTCAATCTCTCTCTTCAACTGCCGCACTAGCGACATTGGGCAAGAGTCTTGCCGCCGGGGCGCAGGATCTGCGCGACACCATGAAACTGCTGCTGGAGCAGGGCATGAACCCAGAGACCGGGCCGGACGCCGTCCAGGCCTATGCCACTCCTTTTCTCAACCTCGCCGGTCATGTGCTATGCGCCTGGCAGATGGGGGAGTCCGCACTCAAGGCGCAAGCCGCGTTGGATGGTGGTAGTGACGATCCCTTCTATACCGCCAAGAAACTCAGCGCCGAATACGCCCTAAGCCAATGGCTACCCGTGGGCCGTGCCCAGCGCGCGGTGATCGAAGCGGGAATGGAAACCTTGAGCGAATTCGACGCAACACCCTAG